DNA from Phragmites australis chromosome 16, lpPhrAust1.1, whole genome shotgun sequence:
GGTTGCTTCACTGTCTTAGGTTCTGTTTGGAAGGGGGGTTTGGGATCCAAATCCTTAGTGTTTAGTACAAACTTAAACtaaactctaattttttttagagcaATTCACCTCCTCCAATCATGCCTAGAATTTAGTAGGACAATAACATCAACGAACGTATGAAATACAAAATAGAATAAACGCCTCAACATTGCCTCAAGACATAGAAAACAACACAACTTCACCCATCAAAATTTTGTGCCCACAATTTACACACACAAGTGTTGCCAATGTTAGGGCCCATTCGGTAGGAATCCATATTATACCAGAAACATTTCGGTTCTGGATTCTTCCTGAAAACACTTCTCTAATGAATcataattaaaatgagttgcacaaCTATCCTCTATTTCTCAAGTTCGGCTCAAGTTTTCTAggtcaaactaattaaaatgagttgtacGTGAATTATAGTAACTTTTCAAAAACTTCTAGAATTTTTGGGCAATGGGAAGGCCTCAGTTTAAATTGAGAAAGAAGGTAAGAAATATTAAAAATTGGTTCACTATTCATCTTGGGCCCACACATAGGTCTGTTGTCTCCTTTCTTCTACCTCATGACATAGAACAGAGGAGGATAGACCAAGATTCACAAAACCGTTTGGACTCTGAAAACCAGTCCCCGGTGGTAACTGAAAATTTACGGTTATCACGAAAACCGCTCAAAATTCACTCGaccaaatttgaaatttagagaAAAAATCGACCGAATAGATATTCGGTAACCAGTCGAATTACACTGGTTACTCAGCGCATTCGATGATTTATCGatcgatttttttttgcattttccaTATTATTGGTAACCGTTCAAACTTGTCGGTAACCATTCGGTTTTAGCGATTTGTTGAgtggttttctcaaattttagtaaaattcaacaaaaaaccaaaaaaatgacTCGACCTTGTAaaatcataactaattcatcttagcttcaaatcaagcTAAACAAATTTATTAGTtcccttgtaacatgatctacatgataaaagtatttatactcataaaaaagttgaatattttctatgcgaaaatgtatttgctaaatcaagttaaatgcatagtttactctttgctaatccaaaaatcatgaaaccaattttattagtcttcttacatgatcctatatcttttaaaaatatatgaattcatcaaatagttattgtaacatgcaggattatgtaaatgtattgcaactagattaactcataactaacccatcacacctccaaaattaaaaaccacttttattagtttacttatattaTTCTTTATGtatgaaaaataatggtagatataaaaaattaattacaatgttgtttcttaacatattcactttatgcgtgtgaactttgtaaaaatcatggagaaattaaaaaactctaaataaagtgaaaccaattttaaagatcctcttaagatataaaaaaatatgtgtttacatgttaagctttttttaacataagttaataaatgagctgtaaGCTTTAACTTTttactttttttcaaactttttccctataaaatatgatacaaatgatattattattattattattttcattggagatcttagaattgtctctagtattttatagattttttatgtttatttttttaaatttaaatttaaaaaccaTTTGGTCTACAAATACGGTGTGCTTTGATAAGCACGGTAATCACGACTACCGACCGGTAACCGACGATAAATTTAACCCTAGAATAGACATGCATGCCGAAGATTCTACGACACCTGCCCCACGGCTGGCACCCCATCTCGGCCTTATCCTCCTCCCTACTGGCCTtcctttcccctctctctccctcgctgcTCTATCTCTCGCTCAACCGCAAGCCTGAGTACAGCACTGCCGAACTCAAATCCCACTCACACGAGCTCGAATCCGCCCCAACCAAGCCTCAAAACACGCTGAGAGACGTCGCGCAAAGCTTTCTCCTCGGTTTCCCGCGTGAATCCTCCTTTTTCCCAGGCCCAATCGACCTTCCGTGCACCGTTCTTCCCCAACTCCGGCGACTCCGATCCGAGCACGTCGAGCTACTGCGGCGGGGAGTCGGGCGCGGCAAGGCTCTGGCGTGGGGGCAAACTGGGAACGAATGGGGCGTGAAACGGGAGAAACACATCCCAGGCCCTTTCGCGATTCGGCCCATTTCTCTAAAACGCTTCCACCAGAATCGGCCGGAGAATCGTTGTTTGGATAGCATGCGTATTCATGGTGTGCATGTGCGGTGGTGTACATCATCACTATGATgaaaaaaacatatttgaaaCAAATCGCTTCTGTTAGTGTAAGAACAAGTTAATCATACACAGTTACACATGTGACATTCTCAAATCAAAGAAAGATTAATCCAAAAACAACAATGACAAATAAGATGAACAACGAAGTACTTGTCAAGAGTCCTCTCGAAGCTAAAGACAGACGCGGACGATCGATGGGAGAGCTTCAGTTCAAAACATGGACAGCAGGAACGCGGCCAGCACGGCGGCCACCCCGCCGGCGACGCCCCTGGCGGAGCGCGCCGCTGCACCGACGGCGATCTCGATGATAAAGCGGCACGTTCCGGCGGACGGGtcgacggtggtggtggcggcgaggCCGTTGAAGTTGCAGGCGCGATCGTCCTGATCCATGATCTGGTAGTAGCTGTTGTAGGCGTAGGAGACGTTGCCCTTGGCGTCGAGGCCGCCGCAGGAGGTCTTGTACCCGAGGCTGGTGCAGTCGGCGAGGCCGCACGCGTAGCTGACGCTGTCGGCGATCTTCGGGTCGGCGAGGTTGGCCGATGGCTTGAGCACACACCACTTCCTGTCCAGGTACTTGACGCCCCTCGCCGGCTTCAGCGTCGTGCCGTTGCGGCCGGCGAGGTTGAGCGGGTACTTGGGCGCGCCGTCGTAGTAGAAGACGCCCCAGTGGCGCTCGAAGTTGCCCGGCTGGATGCTCTTCTGGTCCTCGTCGATGAGGCTGAAGAGGTAGGCGTCGACGGGGCCCGGCCTCAGCGGCGTGCCCTGGCCGGAGGCGATGTGGGTGAGGAACCCCTGGTTGAACCGCCGCGCGTAGTCCGGGTTCGCGTTGGCGTCGCCGTCGGTCGGCCAGCCCACCTCGCCGACGACGATGGACACGTTCCCGAACCCGTTCCGGCGCAGCGCGGCGACGAGCGTGTCGTGGTTGGCGTCGAAGGTGTTCTGGTAGGTGACGCCGCCGTCGACCACCGGGGACGAGGAGCCCTGGAAGAAGGCGTAGTCGAGTGGGAAGTTGGGGTCCGCGTACAGGCTGATGAACGGGTACACGTTGGCGACGAACGGCGCGCCCGTGGACGCCAGGAACTGCACGATCGTCAGCATCAGCCCGTGGATGTCGCCGCGGAAGTCGCCGTCCGACGGCTTCCCCGTCGGCGACTGGTACACGTCGGCGTTCAGCGGCACCGTCACCTTCACCTTGTCTCCCAGCCCGGCCTTCACCAGCGCCGCGTGGATGTTCTGCATCGCCGGGAACGTCGTGTTGAGGTACGTCCCGTTGAACGTCTCCAGGAACGGCTCATTCCCCACGGCCACGTACCTGCCCCGTCACGGAAACAAGAATTTACCGACGTGCTGCATGCTTGCAACCATGTGGAATAAACTACAGTAATCAACTGAGATTGAAATTTCAGATCACAATCTTTAAAACTGGCCGCGAATTTCATCATCGATTTCTCTACTTCGAAGACGTACGATTTCCCCTGAACAAAAGAATCTCTTTAGGAAAAAGGAAATCTTAGCGGCAGATGGGTGTCAGAGGGCCATTGCTGTACAGTTAGATAAAGCATGACTGAAAGAAAATCTTGACATAGATGCGGCAGGAATTTGCCTGAGAAAATCTGGATCTGTGGCATGGTCCCATGTTTATGTGATCGTCACATTTCATTACGGCCTCCACAGGTTCTGCAATAATCCAAAGGGCCTTTGAATTTGGGCTCTAATAAAGTCAGAAACCGCAAAGGACTGTGATTGCGACTATCTGTTCGATCACCTCCACATTTTCATTAACCAAGTCAGAAATTAAAGTCACCAAGGAGTATCATCTAGACCTATCCACATAATCACCCAAGAATCCTGGCATCACGAACAAACATCTAAATGCCCCCATTCGGAACGCAGAAATTCCATAGGAACAATTCCACTCCCATAGAAATTAGAAAATAGCACGCTGTAAACATGACTCTTTTAAAAGATAAGGATAGTAAAGGCGAAAGTAGCAACAAGAGAGATCACTCTGGAAGTTTGAAGATGGAAGATATCCATGGCAGGACACGTGATTAATTCATGGAGACGTAGACAGGTGCATGATCTTTCTGGATGGATTGGATGctcaagaaaagaaagaatggTCTAGAAATGTTGTGAGCCTAATGACAAACGTGTCAAACGCTCTCAAACTCTAGAGTGGATGattaggggttttttttttctctctagtcACTGCCAATGGAATAATATGTTTGGGTTGTTCTCAAAGCTGTGCTATGTGTGCAGAAGCACCGGGCAAAAAAGCAGAAAAAAGCATCCATCCTCAACTTTCATATGGCCTGGGAATTGGGAAATGGTTGAGACAGAATTTCAGTTTGCTTGCAGCTGTGGGCTTCCCctaaagaggaggaggagagcctAGCTAAGCTTTGCTGCCTACTACAAAGTACAAAGAACCAAAAGAGAAAAACAATTGACTAATCTACTACAGCTTCTTGACATGAGTGCAATGATCAACACATACCTTTCGTCGTTGCATTCTCCAAGTGTATGTATAAAAATATTGGAAATTCAACTACGTGAAAGTAAGTTTGAGAACAAATATATTAACAGTGCCATTTTTAGATGACCAACCTAAATTGACGGTGTTAAAATGTAAGTGAATTACCGTCTTTTCTGGTCAACTTAGACTTTCAAGGTTAATTGGCCGGTACatgtaatttaataatttaatAAGTGGTTACACTTTTTAACTGTGTAATATGTACTCACTTTTTAATAATGTAATAAATCAGACGACGACGTAGCGGACTCACAACGGCAGTATATGCATATGTGGAAAGGTAAAAATTTGCTGACCTTATGTCGACGCCGTCGTGGACGTGGCCGGAGACGTTCTTGGCGACCCAGTTCTCGGCAGCCTTACCACTGCCGGCGAGGTCGGCGAGCATGTCGTTGGGGATGCCGACCATGACCTGGATCCCCGACCCCTTGAGCGCGCCCAGGATGCTGTCCTCGGCGTCGAACAGCTTCACCTTGTCGAACCCGTTGTCCTGCAGCAGCCGCACCACCGTGCTCGCCGGCAGCGGGTGGCTCAGCTGCGTGCCCCAGTTCACGCCGACCGCCGACGACCGCCGCGCCATGCACGACAGCGCCACCAGCACCACCGCAAGGGCGcgcccggcggcggcgagcaccGGCGCCGCCATGTATGCAGTTCTTGGATCAAGAAATGATCGGAGTAGGTCGGCAAGTACGAGAATTTCGCTAATCAGAATCTCTTCTGAACAAGGAATCGACCGATCAAACAGAAATCATATGGAGGTCGATTTCGCTTCAGGGCAAGAATCGAAGTGAGGAGCGGGCAAGAAATCAGCTCGAATCGATGGCCTCCAAAAACGAAACAGAACAGAGCATGCCTTCGCAGTCAAGAACTCATCAAACTAACTGaaaccaaaagaaaatattttgtttccacACAACGAAAAAACATGTGCTCCCAATAAAAAATGACTTCAGGATCGAGCCCGAATCACAGGAGGCATATGTTCTTTCTGGAGCGTTTGCATGGAGAAGGGCCAAAGAACGCAGCAAGAAGGGTCAGAGAGCAAGCCTACCGATGAATCACAGGAACAAGAGGACGACAGAGACAGGAGAGGGAGGCATTAATAGGTCACCGAGTACGGCTTTCCTTCAAGCAAGAACCCTACAAAGAGCAACCAAAAGGGagctggaggaagaagaacaggGTGTCTTATGCCCTGGGACGATAGGGTATGCTAGAGGAAGATCACAAGAACAAGCAATGGGCGCTTTCCATTGCAAGAGATGGCATGCGGAGGTATTTCAAAAACGTGGAGGAGAATGGGGAGTTTAATTTGTCAGGTCTAGGCAAAAGATTGTGGTGACTAAAGGTGGTGCAGTGCATGATGCCATGGACGGTGCTGGTGGTGTGACGAAACAGATCCTTGAAAAGAGAATTGACATGACATGGaagtgaaaagaaaaagaggtaaATCTCGCCACGTACTACTGGATCTGGATGCCTGGTACCTTCGGCATGTTCGTGCGATTTAAGGAAATTGCTTCGTTAGGAGGATTACGAGAGAAAAATCCGCACCCATGACTAACTacataaatataaaataatagtGTAATACAGTCGCATAAATAAAAATGAGAAAGCTGCTCACCAGAAGGACGAAGGATAGCTAGGTAATCCTTTCAAATTGTTAATTATGGAGGGATCATGAAAAAAACGTAggaacaagataaacatatacgCGGTAcgggagaaaaaagaattatttGGTAGTCTTACTTATTACATTGCACAAACATCCAGCTTTGCTTCTTCTACCATTTGTGGATCACTGGCCTTTCTACCATCATTTTGCTGAGAATGTTTACTTCTGTAAGCTCAAGTTAACACTCCCTAAGAGATGGAACAAAACAGAAGCTAGGGAAACATCAAGTGCACTAGTAATGTTGGGTTCAAATTAAAAGAAAATGTTGGGTTCAAATCAACACAAGTGAAAAATCAAAATGTATTTGAACACCCCACATGAAAATAGCTTTAGGCCCGTTTAGGTCGCTGATATCTTCCATGATATTCCCAGAGTTGAAACGCTTAATTTCTATGAAATTCCCATGAAAGACTCCTACCTTACTGAACATGCTCTTGACTATCCGGAGAAACAGAGCTAGAGAGCATGCAGTTTTTCGTACATGCAAAGCAGGCTGGAGGAATATTGAGTGGGAATCTGGTTCTGGAGTGGCAAGGGAGCTCAAGTATCTTCTGCTTGGGTGTTTGGCTTTTGCAAAACCATATACTAAACACACGCAGCAAAAGAGCAAGCAACGAAAGCTGCCCCAATCTGTCCATCAAATTCTTGCCttggagaggggagaggagtaTCAAGGTGGGGGCCAGGCCAAGGGAGCAATGGAGTGGCTAGTAGCTGTCTTAAACTGGAAAAGTCTACAGTAAACTGTGTTTAAACATGTAAAAGTGAATTATGAGTAACGGCTTTCAGTACATGTATCATCATACCACACCCAATCATCATGTCACATCATGATCTGAATATGCAAGCATACATCCCTGGAAATCTAATTGAGTTACTACAAGTGATCAAGAATCATGTACTATTTCAAACACTCGGCGTCGATCGGACGGCGATACTCGCGAGCTccagtatatatatgtatataattgAAGCAAAAGGTAGAGGATTCTCCACCATATAATCTCATTGATAATAGCAAAGCAGCGATCGAAACAAGTTACGTGATTCAAAACCAACTGCAGCAAAGCTGAAAacgaaaagaaaaattaaaatacaAGAGAAACATAGAGAGTAAAGGCAAATCAAGCAAATTGTGGCAATTCACCCCTTTGACCCGTTGCTCCAAAGCATAATTGATTATCTGATCTTCAAGAAGATCTCTGGACTACTTGTTAATGGGCCATCTTAAAATCGTAGATTTCCGGCTAGACAGAGTTCATAGGCATAGGCAGCGAAACAAATCGACTTGTCCGATGCAGCGGTGCAGTCACCTTTGTATCAGCCTCTTCAATGAATTGCAGCACGACCGTGGGAAAGGATTGTCGTCTGCTAAAGATTGAGCTTGTGCCAAACCTGAGAGGCGAGATCACAATGTAAAAGAATATGtgtgcaaagaaaaaaaaagggcagTGGATTCCATGGTCGGGCTTCAATCGCAGAATGGATCACTCATCTATTTCTTGCATGTTTGATTCTCGTTTGTGTTCAGTTTATCCTAGCCATAAAATACTCTATGTTTGTTGGAAATTATAATGTTCCATAATAGATTATATGCCGGCCATTGAAATCCCCTTAGTGATAGCAAATGATCGATAGAAATACGCAGGGGATGGATCAGTTGTGTGGTTGATCATACAACGATTATCTTTGTGACTGAT
Protein-coding regions in this window:
- the LOC133895847 gene encoding glucan endo-1,3-beta-glucosidase 6-like, whose amino-acid sequence is MAAPVLAAAGRALAVVLVALSCMARRSSAVGVNWGTQLSHPLPASTVVRLLQDNGFDKVKLFDAEDSILGALKGSGIQVMVGIPNDMLADLAGSGKAAENWVAKNVSGHVHDGVDIRYVAVGNEPFLETFNGTYLNTTFPAMQNIHAALVKAGLGDKVKVTVPLNADVYQSPTGKPSDGDFRGDIHGLMLTIVQFLASTGAPFVANVYPFISLYADPNFPLDYAFFQGSSSPVVDGGVTYQNTFDANHDTLVAALRRNGFGNVSIVVGEVGWPTDGDANANPDYARRFNQGFLTHIASGQGTPLRPGPVDAYLFSLIDEDQKSIQPGNFERHWGVFYYDGAPKYPLNLAGRNGTTLKPARGVKYLDRKWCVLKPSANLADPKIADSVSYACGLADCTSLGYKTSCGGLDAKGNVSYAYNSYYQIMDQDDRACNFNGLAATTTVDPSAGTCRFIIEIAVGAAARSARGVAGGVAAVLAAFLLSMF